One region of Salvelinus namaycush isolate Seneca chromosome 3, SaNama_1.0, whole genome shotgun sequence genomic DNA includes:
- the LOC120044457 gene encoding membrane-spanning 4-domains subfamily A member 4A-like: protein MSSSQTTTTNGAVVFTHVYPYGNGMEVAGVASAPHCLGQTVSSVLGSFRAGHPKALGTIQIMIGLMMLLTGIVVTAGPQVDNIGVFSGIFVWGSIIYVVAGSLTVAADNKLNKCLVKGSLGMNVVAAVTALTGTILHSLDSAGILLYYCDYPGNPSYYPPSYVYYPTSSVCQQYRVRSQGISGVLAVFSMLEFIVSICVSSFACIAVCLCCRSTPEQVFIIGNQIPVPHGSMTPSNAPYPPQNNYETGNYPKGPEGGDMGTGFQQNHLPPQYTPLIP from the exons ATGTCCAGCTCTCAAACAACCACCACTAACGGGGCGGTGGTATTCACCCATGTCTACCCCTATGGGAACGGGATGGAGGTCGCAGGGGTCGcttctgctcctcactgtctggGACAGACGGTCTCTTCAGTGCTGGGAAGTTTCCGGGCAGGGCATCCAAAAGCGCTGGGA ACCATACAGATCATGATTGGTTTGATGATGCTGTTGACAGGAATCGTGGTGACTGCCGGACCACAAGTAGACAATATTGGAGTATTTAGTGGAATATTTGTCTGGGGATCTATCATT TATGTAGTTGCAGGCTCTCTAACTGTTGCTGCTGACAACAAACTGAACAAATGTCTG GTAAAAGGCTCCCTTGGAATGAATGTTGTCGCCGCAGTTACTGCTCTTACTGGCACCATTCTGCATTCTTTAGACAGTGCTGGGATCCTCTTGTACTACTGTGACTATCCAGGCAATCCTTCATACTACCCTCCATCCTATGTCTACTACCCTACGTCCTCTGTCTGTCAACAGTATCGG GTCAGGTCCCAGGGAATATCAGGTGTTTTGGCTGTTTTCTCCATGCTGGAGTTTATAGTGTCCATCTGTGTCTCGTCATTCGCCTGCATAGCTGTCTGCCTGTGCTGCCGTTCCACCCCTGAG CAAGTGTTCATCATTGGGAATCAAATACCGGTACCTCATGGCAGCATGACTCCAAGCAACGCACCTTACCCTCCTCAGAACAACTACGAG ACTGGGAACTACCCAAAGGGTCCTGAGGGAGGCGATATGGGTACAgggtttcaacagaaccacctgcCTCCTCAATACACTCCTCTCATCCCTTGA